The following are encoded in a window of Actinomyces oris genomic DNA:
- a CDS encoding YbdD/YjiX family protein: protein MTPPPSTPQPADRPSARRRVRQVLTRARTLWRDMTGESAYDRYLERYAREHAQCPHGHGGAHSPGHGSGHGPMSEREFWRARAKQAETEINASCC, encoded by the coding sequence ATGACACCTCCTCCTTCGACGCCGCAGCCGGCGGATCGACCCAGCGCCCGACGTCGGGTCCGACAGGTCCTGACCCGGGCCCGCACCCTGTGGCGGGACATGACCGGCGAGTCCGCCTACGACCGCTACCTGGAGCGCTACGCCCGCGAGCACGCGCAGTGCCCCCACGGGCACGGGGGCGCCCACAGCCCAGGGCACGGTTCCGGGCACGGCCCGATGAGTGAGCGCGAGTTCTGGCGCGCCCGGGCCAAGCAGGCCGAGACGGAGATCAACGCCAGCTGCTGCTGA
- a CDS encoding FHA domain-containing protein FhaB/FipA, giving the protein MSALAFTILRLGYLVLLWFFLYLIVRVMRRDMADSPVAGPSRRRSMGGSEQPSGPPPRGRRRSATRLVITEGPLAGSTVPLSPSSIIIGRSPSCTLVLDDSYASSRHARVFPKDGAWWLEDLGSTNGTMMDGRPVHGAVELPMNIPVRIGQTTLELRS; this is encoded by the coding sequence TTGAGCGCACTCGCCTTCACAATCCTGCGGCTGGGCTACTTAGTCCTGCTGTGGTTCTTCCTGTACCTCATCGTGCGCGTCATGCGCCGCGATATGGCCGACTCCCCCGTCGCCGGCCCGTCGCGTCGACGCTCCATGGGCGGCTCCGAGCAGCCCTCAGGCCCTCCTCCCAGGGGTCGGCGCCGCAGCGCCACCCGCCTGGTCATCACCGAGGGCCCCCTGGCCGGCTCGACCGTGCCCCTGAGCCCCTCGTCGATCATCATCGGCCGCTCCCCCTCCTGCACCCTGGTCCTCGATGACTCCTACGCCTCATCGCGCCACGCCCGCGTCTTCCCCAAGGACGGCGCCTGGTGGTTGGAGGACCTCGGATCCACCAACGGAACCATGATGGACGGCCGCCCCGTGCACGGCGCCGTGGAGCTCCCCATGAACATTCCTGTCAGAATCGGCCAAACGACGCTGGAGCTGCGCTCATGA
- a CDS encoding FhaA domain-containing protein — MGFLDKFEKGVENVTNRAMSRFSDDIEPIEIASKLRETMDKRAASFARDRSVVPNIFRIHLTPPSIERITAWGQDEMVRQMEEVATSHAADQGYSFVGPVEVSFLVNNNPNAPAIEIESSTRRGAAAPAASATATPAHPIVDINGQRYLLTGPVTVIGRGSEADIIVDDSGVSRRHLEIRLTHGNAIASDLGSTNGTFVEGQRVDAVTLVDGNTLTIGRTQILFWDGTQNSGVNG; from the coding sequence ATGGGATTCCTGGACAAGTTCGAGAAGGGCGTCGAGAACGTCACGAACCGCGCCATGTCCCGTTTCTCGGACGACATCGAGCCCATCGAGATCGCCTCGAAGCTCCGCGAGACCATGGACAAGCGCGCCGCGTCCTTCGCCCGCGACCGCTCCGTGGTTCCCAACATCTTCCGCATCCACCTCACCCCGCCGAGCATCGAGCGCATCACCGCCTGGGGTCAGGACGAGATGGTGCGCCAGATGGAGGAGGTCGCCACCTCGCACGCCGCGGACCAGGGCTACTCCTTCGTCGGCCCGGTCGAGGTCTCCTTCCTCGTCAACAACAACCCCAACGCCCCGGCGATCGAGATCGAGTCCTCCACGCGGCGCGGCGCCGCCGCCCCGGCCGCCTCCGCCACCGCCACCCCGGCGCACCCGATCGTCGACATCAACGGCCAGCGCTACCTGCTCACCGGACCGGTCACCGTCATCGGGCGTGGCTCTGAGGCGGACATCATCGTCGACGACTCCGGCGTCTCCCGCCGTCACCTGGAGATCCGTCTGACGCACGGCAACGCCATCGCCAGCGACCTGGGCTCCACCAACGGAACCTTCGTCGAGGGCCAGAGGGTCGACGCCGTCACGCTCGTGGACGGCAACACCCTCACCATCGGCCGCACCCAGATCCTGTTCTGGGATGGCACCCAGAACAGCGGAGTCAACGGTTGA
- a CDS encoding carbon starvation CstA family protein, producing the protein MPQTEASLPTYSPEEEKRIIRNADGVPVGIRPDNRWTPIRIATWVAITALGVLGWWMLAVVRGEHVNTIWFVVTAVCTYAIGYRFYALYIQRRIMRPDDTNATPAERINNGRDFDPTHRVVLYGHHFAAIAGAGPLVGPVLAAQMGYLPGTLWIIIGVLVAGAVQDMLVLFFSMRRGGRSLGQMATDEIGRIGGIVATIVVFVMLMIVLAVLAMVCVNALAASPWGVFSVGMTIPIAIGMGLWLRFVQPGKITQVSFVGFGLLIAVIIGGRWVAESPLGHYLHLSPKTLVWAMIIYGFLAAVLPVWVLLTPRDYLSTFMKVGTITILALGIIIVRPLVEMSAVTEFAFNTAGPVFAGTLFPFLFITIACGALSGMHAMVASGTSPKMVEKETQVRMIGYGGMLMESFVAIMALAAAVSLSPGIYFSMNTSTATMNKLAGPETVAAAPCKTTDDPEHHCEKLAEVAVGNLGVTDAQGHKPTPKWDSWDDNGNPKTYTGAEALERLASDVGEPNVVSRTGGAPTLSVGIAHILHQIGGGRAMMGFWYHFAIMFEALFILSAVDAVTRVARFQLSDALGNAFPKFKDPSWHVGAWGTTAVVVASWGALLLMGVTDPRGGIQTLYPLFGIANQLIAAVALLVVTVMVVRKGYTKWVWIPAIPLVFDTAVTFTASWQKIFSSDPLVGYFQQHQEAVAKLGTLTDPAKIEETRAIVRNTMIQGTLSIIFLVMVAFVMVCALIRIVQTLRNRDTTTSEDPYQESNFYAPETMIASSLMKKVSREYEQVGDPALIPHKAHAEKS; encoded by the coding sequence ATGCCCCAGACAGAAGCCTCTCTGCCGACCTACTCACCGGAGGAGGAGAAGCGGATCATCCGCAACGCCGACGGCGTCCCCGTCGGCATACGTCCTGACAATCGATGGACACCCATACGGATCGCCACATGGGTGGCTATCACCGCCCTGGGCGTCCTGGGGTGGTGGATGCTGGCGGTCGTGCGCGGCGAGCACGTCAACACCATCTGGTTCGTGGTCACCGCCGTGTGCACCTACGCGATCGGGTACCGCTTCTACGCCCTTTACATCCAGCGGCGCATCATGCGCCCCGACGACACCAACGCCACCCCGGCCGAGCGCATCAACAACGGGCGCGATTTCGACCCCACCCACCGCGTCGTCCTCTACGGCCACCACTTCGCGGCCATCGCCGGCGCCGGCCCGCTGGTCGGCCCGGTCCTGGCCGCCCAGATGGGCTACCTGCCCGGCACCCTGTGGATCATCATCGGCGTGCTCGTGGCCGGCGCCGTCCAGGACATGCTCGTCCTGTTCTTCTCCATGCGCCGCGGCGGCCGCTCCCTGGGCCAGATGGCCACTGACGAGATCGGCCGGATCGGCGGCATCGTGGCCACCATCGTCGTCTTCGTCATGCTCATGATCGTCCTGGCGGTCCTGGCCATGGTCTGCGTCAACGCCCTGGCCGCCTCCCCCTGGGGAGTCTTCTCGGTGGGTATGACCATCCCGATCGCCATCGGGATGGGCCTGTGGCTGCGCTTCGTCCAGCCCGGCAAGATCACGCAGGTCTCCTTCGTCGGCTTCGGCCTGCTCATCGCCGTCATCATCGGCGGGCGCTGGGTGGCCGAGTCACCCCTGGGCCACTACCTGCACCTGTCCCCCAAGACCCTGGTGTGGGCCATGATCATCTACGGCTTCCTGGCCGCGGTCCTGCCGGTGTGGGTCCTGCTCACCCCGCGCGACTACCTGTCGACCTTCATGAAGGTCGGCACGATCACGATCCTGGCCCTGGGCATCATCATCGTGCGCCCCCTGGTGGAGATGTCCGCCGTCACCGAGTTCGCCTTCAACACCGCGGGCCCGGTCTTCGCCGGCACCCTCTTCCCCTTCCTGTTCATCACCATCGCCTGCGGCGCCCTGTCCGGCATGCACGCCATGGTCGCCTCGGGCACCAGCCCCAAGATGGTGGAGAAGGAGACTCAGGTCCGCATGATCGGCTACGGCGGCATGCTCATGGAGTCCTTCGTGGCCATCATGGCGCTGGCCGCCGCGGTCTCGCTGAGCCCGGGCATCTACTTCTCCATGAACACCTCGACGGCGACCATGAATAAGCTCGCCGGCCCCGAGACGGTGGCCGCGGCCCCCTGCAAGACCACCGACGACCCCGAGCACCACTGCGAGAAGCTCGCCGAGGTCGCCGTCGGCAACCTCGGCGTCACCGACGCCCAGGGCCACAAGCCCACCCCCAAGTGGGACTCCTGGGACGACAACGGCAACCCCAAGACCTACACGGGTGCCGAGGCCCTGGAGCGCCTGGCCAGCGACGTCGGCGAGCCCAACGTCGTCTCGCGCACCGGCGGCGCCCCCACCCTGTCGGTGGGCATCGCCCACATCCTCCACCAGATCGGCGGAGGCCGGGCCATGATGGGCTTCTGGTACCACTTCGCCATCATGTTCGAGGCCCTGTTCATCCTCTCGGCCGTCGACGCCGTCACCCGCGTGGCCCGCTTCCAGCTCTCCGACGCGCTGGGCAACGCCTTCCCCAAGTTCAAGGACCCGTCCTGGCACGTGGGCGCCTGGGGGACCACGGCGGTCGTCGTCGCCTCGTGGGGGGCGCTGCTCCTCATGGGTGTCACCGACCCGCGCGGCGGCATCCAGACGCTCTACCCGCTGTTCGGTATCGCCAACCAGCTCATCGCGGCCGTGGCGCTTCTGGTGGTCACCGTCATGGTGGTGCGCAAGGGCTACACGAAGTGGGTGTGGATCCCCGCGATCCCGCTGGTCTTCGACACGGCCGTGACCTTCACGGCCTCATGGCAGAAGATCTTCTCCAGCGACCCGCTCGTGGGCTACTTCCAGCAGCATCAGGAGGCCGTGGCCAAGCTGGGCACGCTCACCGACCCGGCCAAGATCGAGGAGACCCGGGCTATTGTGCGCAACACGATGATTCAGGGGACGCTGTCGATCATCTTCCTGGTCATGGTGGCCTTCGTCATGGTCTGCGCCCTCATCCGCATCGTCCAGACGCTCCGCAACCGGGACACGACGACGTCGGAGGACCCGTACCAGGAGTCCAACTTCTACGCGCCCGAGACGATGATCGCCTCCTCGCTCATGAAGAAGGTCTCCCGGGAGTACGAGCAGGTGGGCGACCCGGCCCTCATCCCGCACAAGGCCCACGCGGAGAAGTCATGA
- a CDS encoding VanZ family protein: MPAQQPAPDALTSAESPDTSWGTSPASAASPSGGRASGSRSSEALLPRHASHERIARVAAVILLAIVCVAVVWPSGREVAELKDTVGPAFLSSEGKDIVLNLVMLAPATFCAVAGWRDIPWWMWALVGCVVGLSAEVLQSLLPMLERRPSLANVGQNAVGAWAGALAAWYLLRRLHARVVEPTPVE, translated from the coding sequence GTGCCCGCCCAGCAGCCCGCGCCCGACGCACTGACGTCCGCCGAGTCCCCTGACACCTCCTGGGGGACATCGCCGGCGTCGGCCGCTTCGCCGTCGGGCGGCAGAGCCTCCGGGTCGAGGTCCTCTGAGGCCCTCCTGCCGCGCCACGCCTCTCACGAGCGGATTGCCCGCGTCGCGGCGGTCATCCTGCTGGCCATCGTCTGCGTGGCGGTGGTGTGGCCCTCCGGGCGCGAGGTCGCCGAGCTCAAGGACACCGTGGGGCCGGCTTTCCTCAGCTCCGAGGGCAAGGACATCGTCCTCAACCTGGTGATGCTGGCTCCGGCCACCTTCTGCGCGGTCGCGGGCTGGCGGGACATCCCCTGGTGGATGTGGGCGCTGGTGGGCTGCGTGGTCGGGCTGAGCGCCGAGGTGCTCCAGAGCCTCCTGCCGATGCTGGAGCGGCGCCCTTCGCTGGCCAATGTCGGCCAGAACGCCGTCGGCGCCTGGGCCGGGGCCCTGGCCGCCTGGTACCTGCTGCGCCGCCTGCACGCGCGGGTAGTAGAACCCACCCCCGTCGAGTAG